The window CCTGAAACAATGTAAAACAATCCACGTTAAATTGTGTATTTGTGGTATAATAAAAGTGTTATAACCTTGCGTAGGATAGAACCAAGACTGACTTACCCATAGTACTGTGCCATCCCCACCAAGAGTTATAAGAAGGTCAACCTTTGTGTGCAGAAGTGAAATTTCCTTGTCTGCATAACAAATCATCAATTGGTAATGTAAGTGATTACAAAGGCCTAAACATTCAATGTTGTCTAAGCTGGTCTGTGCTCCATAGATTTTTCTTATAGGCATCAATGGCGGAGAACaatctgaaaagtgaaaacaatgtATCGTATCTCACCATCTTCCCAAGTTTGTACGAAGTTGAAGGAACTTGATTCTGATAAGAGTTCTGCTTTTACTCGTGGTTCCACATAAATATTTAGTCCTTTTTGCGCTCTCAACCATCTGAAGTGGAGATAAATCAATATCTAGTTAATTCGTCTGAACCAAGACTCTACCTTTCAAATGTACACATAAACACTATTTCTGCAGACATAGGCTAGTTTGGAGACAATAACTAAAAAGTGTGAAGCAGCAACGTAGACATTCAGAGAGAGAGTTACAGAAACTAATCCTATGGGTAGCATGCATAATCTTAGAGTGTAACCGATACAAAGAGAATTGAAAATTCATTCTAGCAGTGAGAGTTAAATATAAGAAACTGCAAAATTATCAATACTGACCTGACCATATCCACAGAGAGAACTCGCACAGAAGTTGAATTGGGTTTAGTAATTATAAGCACAGTCTGTGGATCAGACTCCCATGTCAGTGAAATCTGACATTATAAGCTGTTGGGTTTAGTTGTAAATTCAGAGATTGGAAGCAAAAGGAATACTAAGCTGAAACAATGTTCCTACCTGTTTACTACTGCGCTCTGCTGTACTGATATTCCCTCTCTCAAACgaaacaatttcttttttgtgttgatCATTAGCCATCCCCTTACATCCCCATGAAAGTTTAAATGATGCCTGCAACCAATTATcaagattatttttttcaatatagaATAGAGTTTTCTTCCTTCCTTATTGTTGTAGTCTAATCATTTCATGCAATATCGTTGCCAGTTTTTGAATGTCAAAATAATTGGGAGACAGAAAATGCGAAGATACATAACAACTCTGACGGACCAATATTCATCTACATTTGATACTAGAATGTGCAAGTCCAACAACGGCTAATGCAAGATTCATTAAGAAGTACATGAACTTCAGACACATGTTTAGCAGCATATGTAAATGAGAGCATCCAGTAGACACTGATTCAAGAATGCATTAGGATTGATATTATAAGTAAACTTTGCCTGCTTATGCTTACTGACTTGCATAGCCAAAGGTAAAAGCAAGGCTCGCAACAGTTAACAAAATATTACCTTCCTCTTCAGTTTGTTATTATAGCTGTTAAATCCACCATCTTGGAGCACTTCATGAGAGCAAATACGCTCCGTGCCATTAGAACTGTTTTCCTGCGCATGAAGCCGCGGAGACTTTACTACGTGCTCCATCCTTGGACTTTTAGATTCATTGGCAAGCACTCCATTTGAAAGTTCTGTAAAACAAGCCAGCAATTCTAGTTATTCAAAAATACTTCAAACCAATAGCaccattcaaatcaaaactataagAACTAATTGGTGAAGTCAACCGAATGGAGAAGACATATCAAAACAACCCTTTTAAGTTAGTAGAGAACCTTTATGCTGCAACTCTACATTCTTCGACCTCTCTAGCTCGTATCTACGCTTCCATTCAGCAGCCTCGGCTTGAGCCAACGCCTTTCCTTCAGCAGCTCCCCTTAGTGCCTTTGCAACAGCTACAAACAAATATGCAAGAACCTCAAAGTTAAGTcccaaaatgaaaaagaaaaaaagcataatACAGCTTATGTTTCATATTATCTATCCAAAGCTTAGACTTACTTCTCAAAGCCTCAGAAAACTCAATGAGATGGTCGTCGGTTGCCTGCATAGGAGACTGTTGAATAAGTAGCTCCTGAACAGCTTTCTCTGATAGAGCAATCGAATCACTGAATCCATTCACTGGGTTCGGGCACAAACTCTTGGCATCTCCATTTCCAAAAGAATCCtgccaaaaatataaataaagtcAAGACCTTTagattcaaagaaaaagaaaaaacacaagcTTTATAGAATATAAAACAGGAACCAGAAATATCGAATCCTGTCTAGAACAGTTTCATCACTACCAACTCAACAAAGAGTATCTCACATTCTCAATTTCGAATCAACCACTGCGCATGATCataaatccaaaaaagaaacctttttttttttcaccagcTCAACAAATTTGCccaaattgaagaagaagaagaagcagacaGATTTAAGAAAGACGCATAAAAGAAGCTAATTCGTAATGAAATGAGTAAAACAGAATCAGAAAGGAGAAAaggagagagtgagagagagagagagagagattgaagtaCATACAGTGTTATTGAGCTTGTAGGTCGACGACATTGAATCCTGTGATTATCGAAGACGAtagagagggagggagagagagatcaaagtgggtcacacgaagaagaagaagaagaagaagaagctttggtgGCGGTGTTATGTAATAATAATCTCATTCTCCCATCTCCAAGACGGcagatttataatttatatataaatagaagaagaggaggaaatcGGAGCCGTACGCGTCCAAGCTTTTTGGTGAAAGAAAACAGTGAAATTGCTTTGAAGTTAACGAGGCAACGCACCGGATCACATCTTTGACTCCCACATCAAGTTTTCTTTGATTCGATTGATTCAGTGATCAATACAATCGAATCACattaaaaattaactttttttttttttttgtcaacaaaaattaacttatttaagacacattaaaaaatatatatatatatatataatattattatactcctatatatatataaaaaaaaatcattgtattgatcacttttttttttatgttgaaaaAACATCAGATTCCCTTTTTGCTTTTTAGTTATGGAAGTCTATgttgattatttattaaatttaaataaataaataatatttgattaaattatcATTTACGTgtatttgttaaaatgtttacttgaaaataaaaacatatttcttgTAGATATAAAAACCTATTGAATATATAATTTCCGtagtttatatatctttaaattattaaaaactatCTAAAATATTAGGAAAAGTTCTAAAGTTTCCCAAAATTTTCTAgaacatttaaaattatttcaaatagcGAATTCTGAATTTGACATTTTCTAAACTAATGAGATGTAGAGTAGTTTTTAGGTACCTACCTATAAACTATATGATATAGACGTGTAACCtaaatttgttttgtagttttatatatatactattgtgTATACTATATATCGAATAACATTcattttaaatacttgtttaataACTATCGTTTGATGTCCAAAACGGACACTCGAATGATTTATTAAAGCATTCatatgtttttagatttatttaaaGCACAACTAAACTATAAATATCTAATTAATGGAACACAAACTTAGTGACATAAAGTAGTATGAGGTTTTTATCGGTGTACAAAAGAATGATACAAAATGGttgaaagtatttttttaatattataatttttacatacatttattataattaataataaatgtgatatagtTTGTACCGTAGCAATATGAAAATACTAATTAGAACTAGATATTTGTTTTCCGATTCAAGTAGTTgtataatttttggaaaattcaATGTGATGAACCAATCATTACAcatgatcaaataaaatagtACTGGCCGAATGaagataatgttttaaaatttatagtattaagtTTCTTGATCTAGAGGGGAAACATAGATCAACAAGGCAACACGCTAACATGATCTGCAAAAATATACTATTAGAAGTTCGCAAGGTTTGAACGACAcctattaattaaaatgtaagtAATTAAATATCTTAGTTCTTAAACCAACCATTACACCAATGACATCGCACAAATCTATAGTTTTCATTTTCAAAGATCTTTTTctattaattcaaaattaaaaggtCCTTTCCTAACCAAGTTTTATACAAACGCTATGATATTAATTGGTTAACTCATTGTCAAGAAAGAATTAACACGGctatagtttttgtttcaataatcTAGACTATATAGTCTGTCTAGCTATAATCTAAAATGTCTATAGATctgttatttgtttttgtttgtactttgtagttTAAAGGTTGACTTAATTTTCAAGAATTTTCGATATCGATACATGACACTTTTTATAGAATAAAAGCAAATGAGTATAGATATCTAATCACATCTTGTTTGATGATTAGTTGATTACTAGTACTACTTAACTTACAGTTGTTACATCATTAGTCACTTCAGCAATTACAGATAGAATAATAAGTGGAGCCCCAAACAACGCGTGGCTGCTTTTGAGGACTTTTGAACATTGAGGTTAGGTCTTCAATCTCGCATGGTGTGCGGTCGTGGGGTTTCTAATTTCGTAATTTGGTTCCACTAGTAGCTAGCTAAGTTGCACGTTTCGATTGCGTCAAGATCACAACACGTGGTACATTTGTAAACCATACCTCTGATGAACGCTTCAGATCTAATTTTGTTAAACGAATGGACGGTGATAGCAAATTCCGTTTTTGGAATATGACGAcaattttttctgtttcatgGAAATATTCAACGTAATTGACTTTATATTCCTTTTCTCAACGACTAAAAAAAGTCTTACTATTAAACTTTGAATTTGACAAAAGCAGCATGGATATTGCAACATTTTCCAATATCAATGAGAAAAAGTTTACTTATTAATTACACTTTAGCGAATTTACTTACTACTGAATTAATACGtgtaatacatatttttatttctttttattgcaTGTGAATACCTTTTCGTGCGTACTTTTTGCAAGCCTATTCAATGACGATTGTTCTTCAATGACTACTTACTACTATCGACTTTAATTTGGTCACACTCAGAAAATTTTGTCTATTCCTAATATTCGGAAAAGTGTTAAGACAGAAGTCAGCAAAATATCCCTTTTgacgaactttttttttttttgttcaactaCCTCTTGacgaatttttttgttatttttgtattgtttcaaatattaaaagGTCATACGACTTCTTCTTAGGAGTTttgagtcaatttttttttacttacacaCCGTATTTGGTATATAGGTAATCTCTAAATTAGTTTTCACATCAACAAATTAACTGCATAAGGGCATGCATAAGTGGAATATTCTCATAACTTTAGTCACGGATTAACATTTGATTATCCTAAACATGTATTATGCTCCACAAATGATATGTAGTTTACTTTGACCCCTTATGTTATATGGCAGAGTGCTTGTTTTTATCTTTGGCACGTTCTTTCTTTTGAGGGTCCATCCTAATTAGTCATATCTTTGTAGATACAATGTAAATATTTGGagggatataaaatcttaatctCGAAATTAATTCTGCTTAGTACTTGGACATGTTTAATAGTGCTCTCAGTTCTTAATTCTTAATTCTTAATTCTTAATGCATTCTATGAGAATGATCCAACCAATTATTTTGGAAGGAATATTTTAATAGAGAGACCTATTCAAAGTCTTCGGGAGAGGTAGGTAAGTTTACGTTGACTGTGATATAATAAAAGACGCATCAGTTTACTTCTTAAAGATTTCACAAATTATTAGTAAACTATATATCTTGGAATGTTgtatttttatctatatataaattaacttttctctctccttcctccacatcatcattcacctaatcaatatttttttctgtttttgcattaaaaaatattattttaaataatcattgattgcttatttattatttataattattaatatt is drawn from Camelina sativa cultivar DH55 chromosome 1, Cs, whole genome shotgun sequence and contains these coding sequences:
- the LOC104786036 gene encoding NAD(H) kinase 1, with product MSSTYKLNNTDSFGNGDAKSLCPNPVNGFSDSIALSEKAVQELLIQQSPMQATDDHLIEFSEALRTVAKALRGAAEGKALAQAEAAEWKRRYELERSKNVELQHKELSNGVLANESKSPRMEHVVKSPRLHAQENSSNGTERICSHEVLQDGGFNSYNNKLKRKASFKLSWGCKGMANDQHKKEIVSFERGNISTAERSSKQISLTWESDPQTVLIITKPNSTSVRVLSVDMVRWLRAQKGLNIYVEPRVKAELLSESSSFNFVQTWEDDKEISLLHTKVDLLITLGGDGTVLWAASMFKGPVPPIVPFSMGSLGFMTPFHSEQYRECLEAILKGPISITLRHRLQCHIIRDKARHEYETEETMLVLNEVTIDRGISSYLTNLECYCDNSFVTCVQGDGLILSTTSGSTAYSLAAGGSMVHPQVPGILFTPICPHSLSFRPLILPEHVTVRVQVPFNSRSSAWVSFDGKDRKQLEAGDALVCSMAPWPVSTACQVESTNDFLRSIHDGLHWNLRKTQSADGPQDT